A stretch of the Erinaceus europaeus chromosome 1, mEriEur2.1, whole genome shotgun sequence genome encodes the following:
- the ZNF623 gene encoding zinc finger protein 623 encodes MESPISESGGIPELKLGHLLENPEGQNQWCSPSQEEDLKQVAVTHWEIHTGGTAQASSKSGDSPELSSNLLILQKERMEGETQQREACGKDFTLHANLIRHQISHIEENPHMNDPCEKGFSHSSPLVEHQNIHTSERLYVCSTCGRDFLQYTDLAEHQRTHVGEKPFKCAQCGKSFCHSSDLIRHQRVHTRERPFECKECGKGFSQSSLLIRHQRIHTGERPYECNECGKSFIRSSSLIRHYQIHTEVKQYECKECGKAFRHRSDLIEHQRIHTGERPFECNECGKAFIRSSKLIQHQRIHTGERPYVCNECGKRFSQTSNFTQHQRIHTGEKLYECNECGKAFFLSSYLIRHQKIHTGERVYECKECGKAFLQKAHLTEHQKIHTGDRPFECKDCGKAFIQSSKLLLHQIIHTGEKPYVCSYCGKGFIQRSNFLQHQKIHAEEKLYECSQYEKEFSSTPNFKK; translated from the coding sequence ATGGAGTCTCCCATCTCTGAGTCTGGGGGGATCCCAGAACTCAAATTAGGGCATCTGTTGGAAAACCCTGAAGGACAGAATCAGTGGTGCTCCCCCTCTCAGGAGGAAGACTTGAAGCAGGTGGCAGTCACCCACTGGGAGATCCACACAGGAGGGACAGCCCAGGCAAGTAGCAAATCAGGAGACAGCCCAGAACTAAGTTCTAACCTTCTTATCCTTCAGAAAGAACGTATGGAAGGGGAAACCCAACAACGTGAAGCTTGTGGCAAAGACTTCACTTTGCACGCCAACCTTATTAGACATCAGATTTCTCATATTGAGGAAAATCCTCACATGAATGACCCATGTGAGAAAGGCTTCAGTCACAGCTCTCCCCTTGTGGAGCATCAGAATATTCATACCAGTGAGAGGCTTTATGTTTGCAGTACATGTGGAAGAGACTTCCTGCAGTATACAGACTTGGCAGAGCACCAGAGGACACATGTGGGTGAGAAACCCTTCAAGTGTGCCCAGTGTGGGAAGTCATTCTGTCACAGCTCAGACCTCATTCGCCACCAGCGAGTTCACACTAGGGAGAGGCCTTTTGAGTGTAAAGAGTGTGGGAAAGGCTTCAGCCAGAGCTCATTACTTATTCGACATCAGCGAATTCATACAGGGGAGAGACCCTATGAATGTAATGAGTGTGGAAAATCCTTCATCAGAAGCTCCAGCCTAATTAGACACTATCAGATTCATACAGAAGTGAAGCAGTATGAATGTAAAGAATGTGGGAAGGCCTTCCGCCACCGTTCAGACCTCATCGAGCACCAGAGAATCCACACTGGAGAGCGGCCCTTTGAATGTAATGAGTGTGGGAAGGCCTTTATCCGGAGTTCAAAACTTATTCAGCATCAGAGGATCCATACTGGAGAAAGACCTTATGTCTGTAATGAATGTGGGAAGCGTTTcagccagacctcaaactttactCAGCATCAGAGAATTCACACTGGAGAGAAGCTCTATGAATGTAATGAATGTGGGAAAGCTTTCTTTCTGAGCTCATACCTTATTCGGCACCAGAAAATTCATACTGGAGAGAGGGTATATGAATGTAAGGAATGTGGGAAAGCTTTTCTCCAGAAAGCCCATCTCACTGAACACCAGAAAATCCACACTGGGGATAGGCCATTTGAATGTAAGGACTGTGGGAAAGCCTTCATTCAGAGCTCCAAGCTACTTCTCCATCAGATTATTCATACTGGAGAAAAGCCATATGTATGTAGCTATTGTGGAAAAGGCTTTATTCAGAGATCAAACTTCCTTCAACACCAGAAAATTCACGCTGAAGAAAAGCTCTATGAGTGTAGTCAGTATGAAAAAGAGTTCAGTTCTACCCCaaactttaaaaagtaa